tatatttggtaatttattcaaatataaatatatttatattctttaaaatattatacatttttatttatagCAAATAACCAATTTAAGATTTcattttcaatataattttaattcagttcaattagcatttttataattttattttttaaaatttcagtcCAATTTTATTCGTATCAACATCTTGGAGATTTTTGAGAAGTAAGTTAAAATCGCGAAAATTGttactatttttataaataacttgaaattgcataatataataacattaatttttttttattagacaTAGCATAAATAAACAAccattgaatttaaaaataattttagctaaatttaaaatttttataacttaatttaaatattaaaaaatttatataaattttattctaatttaaaattagggTTGATCGGATCACGGTGAAAATTAAAGGTAATGAAGAGAAAATGAGGAATaagagaaatttaaaatatttttaattgattaaaataattttaatttattattaatatgttaGTAAAATTTGCATAAGTTTCAAAGGGAttctatatttaataataaaaagtcaaatattataaaattttttttttaattatgattttaaattatgataaaatttattaaaattttcaattttaaaccaaattattaaaattaaaatatttagataaaattacaAATGCACGTAagcatttgaaattttaaagtaaattgccctaaataattatagaaatacGGCCTACTAAATTAAAAAgccaaatatttattataaaccaATTCTTTAATATTATACAATAACATTcaaaactttcaatttattacaattataatacaaaatttgaaaagttttgcaaaaattacaatataatccTTAAACTTTTAGAGAAATTGATTAATTTAGACCCTATAATTTTTAGGTCAGATAATTTACTTCCTCACTTTTATTATAGATATAAATTGATCCATCtatcaaaatttttatctaaaatacTGTTAATTTTAGGTAAAATACCAAAAGTttcctttaatttatttaaaatgtaaatatatttaatatttatatttgttatattatatttagaaaaaatattaaagaaaaaatataacatatcaatcataaaaattgtaaaacaatcttttaaattattcttttttcaatcacatataaaattatatatagaaaatactttttttttagtATAACAATTTCAAATAGatcataataaattttcaattcattgatattttttatatatattactaaatattaatattataaagaaGAATTAGATGTACTCACAAATTTAATCTGGTGCTAagtgtatttgaataaatttaagagatcttAATTCTAGCCCTAATCTCCAATCcccattaagaaaaaaaaaaagaattagatTTCATACAATCAATATATGCTTTGATAAATAGTCAACTTCTaaacttattaaatattaaaaattattgttaaattataaaatattgctagataatatatataattgtaatattataaaatatttattatatacaataaaaatatttattttcaaatacaAAATCTAAATTAAAGGACTAAAAATACAAATCTCAGGATCCTATAGATTCCATATTGAAAATATAACAAAGGGCATTTTCGTTTAGTTTGAATGGAAAATTGAATGAaagaatcaatttatatataaaaatgaaagtGAAAAACTAGATTAttcgattttgaaaatataagaagtatataattataagttttttttttttttaatttaaagactGTATTGTAATtgtcttaaatattttaagctCAATTTAGTcttatttattgtaattataattaattgaaagtatctaaataaaattaataaaaggatAGAATTTTGTAACAATTACCACTTATTAACATTGTACCAAACGCATTTTCggataatttctttatttttaaagagaaatatataaatatatataatataaactatttttcagaaattcCAAAACTGCATGTTGATAAGATTGGCAATATATTTTGCCTCAATTTGCATGGTCTTAAATGTATTTTGTCTTACATCATTGTATAATTCGTTTATGGAAATTCTCTTGTACTGTCAATTACGTTAAATGCCAACGAATAAGAAAGGACTTCTTAGGGAACaaagtaattatttttcaaGAATCCAACTACAAATTGTATAATACAGGAAGCAACCAAGAAATTGCAGCAGTAACTGAATATCTAGATATTGCTTGTATCAGAACCCATCTTCTGCTCCTTTTccaagaggaaatgagtgttaTAATGGCTGGTTTAGTAGAAGAAAGGTTATCCATAGAAGAACAACAAAAGCAAGAACAATGTGGACGAGGGACGAGTTTAACTAAACAAAGATCATTTGATTTGGAGGCAGATGGATTTACCACTTATACTGATCGTCAGGtatatatatgataaaattCTTGTTTGGAGTTGATTTATGATTAGGATACAACTAATGGGATTTTTTTTGTGGGTCTGCAGAAAAAAGATTGGAGAACAATCTTGAAGCTTGCATTTCAATGTATTGGTGTTGTTTATGGTGATTTGGGTACATCTCCGTTGTACGTTCTACCTGGAATTTTTCCTGATGGGATCGAGAACAAGGAGGATATCCTTGGAGTGCTTTCTTTGATAATTTACTCCATTATTATCATCTCCTTGATTAAGTATGTATTCATCGTTCTGTCTGCAAATGATAATGGGGATGGTAAGCTTCAGCTTCTATTAATTACCAATTTATTGGGTATGAAATCCTAGGGAGAAGAAGTTTCTAAGTTGTTATCCATTGCAGGAGGAACCTTTGCACTCTATACTCTGATATGTCGTCATGCAAAGGTCAGTTTGATACCAACACAGCAGGCTGAAGACACAGAAGTGTCCACTTACAAGTTGGATTTGCCAAAACACAGCACAAAGATGGCTTCAGCCCTCAAAACTTCACTAGAGAGCAGCCTTATAATCAAGTACTCTCTATTGTTCACAACCATGGTTGGAGTGTCCATGGTCCTTGGAGATGGCATTCTTACACCCTGCATATctggtaaataaataaaaataaagtccttgccttcttttcttgaaaagaataaaaatttttatcctTCAATTTCTTGTGCAGTATTGTCTGCTGTTGGAGGTATTAAGGAGGCTGTTCCTAATCTTTCAGAAGATGTAatcatgtggatctcagtggtgattttgattttattgttCCAAGTTCAGAGGTTCGGAACTTATAAAGTTGGCTATAGTTTTGCTCCAATTCTCGTCTTGTGGTTTGCTTTTATTGCATCTATTGGGCTTTTCAACTTCATCAAGTATGACCCTGGTGTCATCAAGGCTGTCAATCCATGGCACATTGCAAAATATTTCCAGAGGAATAAGAAAAGTGCTTGGATTTCTCTTGGAGGTGTCATTTTATGTCTCACAGGTACAGATCCTAATGTAGTGATATCATGGAGTTTAGAATGAACCTTGAGATACTAATTTACTTAACCCTTTTTCACTTGAATAAAATTAGGTTCTGAAGCTTTATTTGCTGATTTGGGCCACTTCCATATTCACTCAATTCGGTTAAGCAGTTGTGCTGTGCTCGTTCCATCTGTCTTGTTAGCCTATATGGGCCAATGTTCTTATCTCAGTAAAAATACAGAAGATGTTGCTGATTCCTTCTACAAATCAATCCCAAGTATGTGTGATTTTTACTAGACCTGCCTCATATCAGATTCAGTACTCATTCCAAATTTTTATTGATGCAGAATCACTATATTGGCCACAGTTTGTTTTGGCAGTAGTGGCTGCGATAATTGCTAGTCAGTCATTAATCTCTGCGTCCTTCTCTATTATCCAACAATCTGTTGCTCTGGGGTGTTTTCCCCGAGTTAAGGTTGTGCATACATCTACAGAACATGAAGGACAAGTGTATGTGCCTGAGATAAACACTCTTTTGATGTTGGCTTGTGTAGGAGTCACTCTTGGCTTCAGAAATACTTTAACAATTGGCAATGCATACGGTAAGGTTGTGATTATGTTACAATAGTTTTAGCATATAAACAATTTAACACTTTTTCTGCTTTCTTGCAGGAATTGCTGTAACATTTTGTTTCGTGATTACATCTTTTTTTCTGGTTCTTGTTATGGTTATGATATGGAAAACAAATATCATTCTCATAATCATCTATGTCCTAACCATCGGTTTCAttgaaatgttatttttgagcTCTACATTGTACAAGTTTGTTGATGGAGGGTACATTCCATTACTATTTGCCTTCATTATTGTCTCCATTATGTTCATATGGAACTATGGCTACAGGAAGAAGTATATGTACGAGCTCAAAAATAAAGTTGCAGTTGAAACACTTACTGCTATAGTATCCAATGAGAGGATTTGTCGAGTAGAAGGTCTTGGTTTATTCTATACTCGGCTTGTTCATGGCATATCTCCTATATTTACTCACTACGTGTCAACTGTTCCTGCATTGCATGAAGTTCTTATATTTGTTTCAATCAAGTCATTGCCCGTCGGTAAAGTTCCAGCTGAGGAAAGGTTCTTGTTTCAGCGAGTAAAGCCTGGGGAGTTGATTTTTCGATGTACAGTTAGGTACGGATACAAGGATCAAAGAATGGATCATAAGACATTTCAGGAGATGCTAGCAGATCAATTGAAGGCCTTCATAGAGGAAGATAACTGTGAGGAAGATAGGCAAAGGGAATTGGCATTGGTTGATAATGCTCTGGAAGATGGTTTTGTTTATCTAATGGGTGAGGGTGAGGTGATGGCTGCAAATGGGTCTAGCTGGGTTAAGAAATTGGTAGTGGACCGCCTCTATAATTGGTTAAGCAGATGTGTGAGACAGCCAGATGAAGTTTTCTTAATCCCTCATAAGCAATTACTCAAAGTGGGAATGACATACGATGTTTAGAGATTCAGCTAGTTGAAATTAGCTGATAGGAATGGATTTTGGGAATCAAAACTTCCTTATTTCATTTGAGTGTTTACTTTTAAATTGCTTGTTTTACAGTGTGCATCTGTTTTGAGGGTAGCTTTGCTAGAAATTGATTGTAATGGTTGGATTTCAATGACTAGACAATTGAGACTCTCCCAGCTCACATTTGCCAACAAAAAATTGAGATTGTCCCACTAAAATTTAGTTAATGCCCTAATAGtctgaaaaataaaactattacaAAGCATACTAATTTgccaaaaaaaattcattaccaAATCATTTTTTTCCCTTCAAGTTCACTGGCTTTCTCTTGAAGCAATTCATGTTCAACAGCCTGCTTCCAGAATTTAGACAAAAAAGAAACACGCAAATTAAACACAAACTAGTCGTATTAGATATGTTATATTTGGATTTACGATGAACTGACCTGTATTATCTTATCTTGAGTTGTGGCTGGCAGATAAGAAGAAACTATTTCTTTCTCATGCTTCAAGCATCGTTCAACCTAAATTCACCACGAAAAGATTGAAccatcaagaaaaagaaaattaagaaatgGACGAATATCTACACACTAAATACTGAACAAAAGATGTATTTTCAATACCAAATACATGTAATCTTCATAGGACTCGTTCTGTATCCATTTGGAGGCCTTCTCTGAATAAAATGCAGCACTTTCCTTGAGCAGTGATGCTTCCAAATCTCGCTCATAATATTTCATTGATTCTATTCCCATTTCTACATAGATTGTCACAGTACTTTTCACCAAGTCCTGATCAATTACTTCTCCATTGCGTTCCTGGTTAATCTGAAGATCGAAGTTCATAAATATACATAATATAAAATCTGAATGATTCAATTAATAAACAGAATCAAAAGACTCAGTTGCAGTCTCTGATCATACCATAGATATAACAGTGTTTCTGACTTGCTCATTTATTTCGCCATACACCTAAAACTCAGAATTCGAACATGGGTATGTCAGGAAAAGGCTTGATTATGTTCTGGAACTGTAAAATGAAAGATGTTCAATTACACACCAAATTATAGAAAGCTATGAAGCTGGTTTCTTGAAGGGAAGGGAGTCTCCGATTGGGAATGAAGTATCTGTCAAGGTAATGGAAGAATCTAAAAAGCCATCGAGTCATGATTTTGTAATTTGCCCATTTGGTCACCAATTCTTGCAACAAATCTTGGTCTTTCTTCCCTCTTAAAGAAGGCAAGACCTGTCAAAATTTGAAGAATAAATCAAACCCATTTCTGAGAACTGTGCTTTGAGCAAGTACATATAATTGTTGTTAGATCTCTAAAAATTGATGTATCTGACCTTATAATTTATGTGTTCTTCAAATGTCTCCTTATATTTTTCATACAGCTCTGGAGAATACTCGCGGATTGGGTGCGCGGTAGTGAGGTTGTAAATC
The genomic region above belongs to Manihot esculenta cultivar AM560-2 chromosome 3, M.esculenta_v8, whole genome shotgun sequence and contains:
- the LOC110610738 gene encoding cullin-1, whose amino-acid sequence is MATRDDRRRSREREYEEGLVVIQEMVNKLNTILQEGTQSFTSADYMRFYTTIYNLTTAHPIREYSPELYEKYKETFEEHINYKVLPSLRGKKDQDLLQELVTKWANYKIMTRWLFRFFHYLDRYFIPNRRLPSLQETSFIAFYNLVYGEINEQVRNTVISMINQERNGEVIDQDLVKSTVTIYVEMGIESMKYYERDLEASLLKESAAFYSEKASKWIQNESYEDYMYLVERCLKHEKEIVSSYLPATTQDKIIQAVEHELLQEKASELEGKKMIW
- the LOC110611697 gene encoding potassium transporter 19 is translated as MYFVLHHCIIRLWKFSCTVNYVKCQRIRKDFLGNKVIIFQESNYKLYNTGSNQEIAAVTEYLDIACIRTHLLLLFQEEMSVIMAGLVEERLSIEEQQKQEQCGRGTSLTKQRSFDLEADGFTTYTDRQKKDWRTILKLAFQCIGVVYGDLGTSPLYVLPGIFPDGIENKEDILGVLSLIIYSIIIISLIKYVFIVLSANDNGDGGTFALYTLICRHAKVSLIPTQQAEDTEVSTYKLDLPKHSTKMASALKTSLESSLIIKYSLLFTTMVGVSMVLGDGILTPCISVLSAVGGIKEAVPNLSEDVIMWISVVILILLFQVQRFGTYKVGYSFAPILVLWFAFIASIGLFNFIKYDPGVIKAVNPWHIAKYFQRNKKSAWISLGGVILCLTGSEALFADLGHFHIHSIRLSSCAVLVPSVLLAYMGQCSYLSKNTEDVADSFYKSIPKSLYWPQFVLAVVAAIIASQSLISASFSIIQQSVALGCFPRVKVVHTSTEHEGQVYVPEINTLLMLACVGVTLGFRNTLTIGNAYGIAVTFCFVITSFFLVLVMVMIWKTNIILIIIYVLTIGFIEMLFLSSTLYKFVDGGYIPLLFAFIIVSIMFIWNYGYRKKYMYELKNKVAVETLTAIVSNERICRVEGLGLFYTRLVHGISPIFTHYVSTVPALHEVLIFVSIKSLPVGKVPAEERFLFQRVKPGELIFRCTVRYGYKDQRMDHKTFQEMLADQLKAFIEEDNCEEDRQRELALVDNALEDGFVYLMGEGEVMAANGSSWVKKLVVDRLYNWLSRCVRQPDEVFLIPHKQLLKVGMTYDV